A genomic region of Mobula hypostoma chromosome 16, sMobHyp1.1, whole genome shotgun sequence contains the following coding sequences:
- the xpa gene encoding DNA repair protein complementing XP-A cells codes for MDLEGKDGPSASLDGEGDAKANQKKHLPPNVLAKIERNRQRALLLRQARLASRPYTPVGTSSNVPKPEPKVIDTGGGFFLEEEQEEIQEVNKVIHQPGPVMEFDYLMCEECGKEFMDSFLSSHFDLPVCDNCRDNEEKHKLITRTDAKQEFLLKDCDLDQRAPPLRFILRKNPHNTQWGEMKLYLRLQVIRRSLEVWGNEEALQQAREARQENREKMKQKKFDKKVKELRRAVRSSLWKKESAAHQHEYGPEAYVEEDDVYKKTCTCGHLLIYEKM; via the exons ATGGATTTGGAGGGGAAAGATGGACCATCAGCCTCTCTGGATGGGGAAGGAGATGCAAAGGCAAACCAGAAAAAACACTTGCCCCCCAATGTGCTGGCCAAGATTGAGCGGAACCGGCAGAGAGCACTGCTTCTGAGACAAGCCAGACTGGCAAGCAGGCCGTACACTCCAGTTGGCACAA GTAGCAACGTTCCAAAGCCTGAACCCAAAGTAATAGATAcaggaggaggattttttttggaAGAGGAGCAGGAAGAGATTCAGGAAGTAAATAAAGTTATACATCAACCAG GACCTGTTATGGAATTTGATTACTTAATGTGTGAAGAATGTGGCAAAGAGTTCATGGATTCATTTCTCAGCAGTCACTTTGATCTTCCAGTCTGTGACAACTGCAG AGATAATGAAGAgaaacacaaactaattacccgaACAGATGCAAAGCAGGAATTTCTGCTTAAGGACTGTGACTTGGACCAGAGAGCTCCTCCCCTCAGATTTATTTTAAGAAAAAACCCACACAATACTCAATGGGGTGAAATGAAACTTTATCTGAGGCTCCAG GTAATAAGACGGTCCCTAGAAGTGTGGGGTAATGAAGAAGCTTTGCAGCAGGCCAGAGAAGCACGGCAAGAGAACAGAGAGAAGATGAAGCAAAAGAAGTTTGATAAAAAAGTGAAAG AGCTTCGCCGAGCTGTGAGGAGTAGTCTGTGGAAAAAGGAATCAGCTGCACACCAACATGAATATGGCCCTGAAGCATATGTTGAAGAGGATGATGTGTACAAGAAGACGTGTACGTGTGGCCACCTTCTAATATATGAAAAAATGTGA